The region CGATAAGCTCCTGCACGATTTTAGGTGCTTTTAGGTGCTTCTAGGCGCATTTAGGCGCTTCTAAGACGCTTCTAGATGGCTTCATAATTAACTTCGAGATTCGACGTTAAACATTAGACAGCTCCATAATGACTCACTGGGAAACCTTAAGCCCCAACGGGGCAATCGTGGCAAGCAAAACTTACCATATACCCTTTTGCCCGATCAAATGAAATCAGATTCTCAATTGTACAAAAAAGAGGTCTAGAGTATCCATTTGGTCATGCCTGCATGATCTTCTTGAAAACTCATGGATAAGGTGCGTCTCTAAGCTTCAAGGTGTGCCCTACTTCCATATTAGTTGAGTCAACGATGAATAGGGCGAAGTATAATTACCACGCTTTGGCGGAGAAGTCGCACATTGACAGTGATCCAATCCTAGATCATACCATCGGCTCGCCAAGGTTATTACCGGCTCTTATAAAAATGTATAATGTGCCCGTTTATTTTGTCTTTTTCTCGAACAAACTCCACTCCCCATTCCTGGCCGGGAACCCAGAAATCAACCGTCTGCGGTCTTAGACCATTCAGTCAGACTGGCACACCTCTACCGGCTCTCTTGTTGAAACACCGGTAGAACTTGTCTTGATCCTGTGCCTCAATTGTTCTGGCTGTGCACCACTCGATATCGTCTTGCCGTGTGCTGAGTGTCTCAGTTGAGCTTGAAAATTCTCGTAATATCGCAGGAGTCAAATCCTGTAAGTCTGGGGGTCCCAAGGTAACTTTCCGCTCTTTTTGCAGTACAGGGTTCGATCCACCTAGAACTAGTTAGGATAATTAACTGAGATATCTGGAGT is a window of Aspergillus nidulans FGSC A4 chromosome VI DNA encoding:
- a CDS encoding uncharacterized protein (transcript_id=CADANIAT00009687); amino-acid sequence: MGCGSNPVLQKERKVTLGPPDLQDLTPAILREFSSSTETLSTRQDDIEWCTARTIEAQDQDKFYRCFNKRAGRGVPV